In Candidatus Neomarinimicrobiota bacterium, the following are encoded in one genomic region:
- the iolG gene encoding inositol 2-dehydrogenase, with translation MRPVILGALGAGRIGKLHAENILKMPDARLKVIADPFLDDKWARRWGLSTTREPDAVFSDDEIEAVLIFSPSPLHAEQIIAAARAGKHIFCEKPIALEPDHIRQALQVVEGEGVKLQVGFNRRFDPDFMRLKEAVDAGEIGRIYLIKITARDPASPSLDYVKTSGGMFLDMTIHDFDMVRYLSGSEAEEVFAVGAVLIDPAIGAAGDVDTAITTMKLKSGAMAVIDNSRQAVYGYDQRIEVFGSKGSITAANRTPTQTVRMTAEGVVSEKPLYFFLERYQESFRAEIKAFIEAIKEDEKPLVNGQDGLAATLIGIAAREALKRREPVKIRE, from the coding sequence ATGAGGCCGGTGATCTTAGGGGCGCTTGGGGCCGGGAGGATCGGCAAGCTCCATGCTGAAAATATTCTTAAGATGCCTGACGCTCGTCTGAAAGTTATTGCCGACCCGTTCCTTGATGATAAATGGGCACGAAGGTGGGGCTTGTCTACCACCCGGGAACCCGATGCCGTGTTCTCAGACGATGAAATCGAGGCCGTGCTGATATTCTCGCCCTCACCGTTGCATGCGGAGCAGATTATCGCCGCCGCCCGAGCCGGGAAGCACATATTCTGTGAAAAGCCGATCGCACTGGAACCGGACCATATCCGGCAGGCTCTGCAGGTGGTCGAGGGAGAAGGCGTGAAACTTCAGGTCGGGTTTAACCGGCGCTTCGATCCCGATTTTATGCGGCTCAAAGAGGCGGTGGACGCAGGTGAAATCGGGCGCATCTACCTGATCAAGATCACTGCCCGGGATCCAGCATCACCATCGCTGGATTACGTGAAGACCTCTGGCGGTATGTTTCTCGATATGACCATCCACGATTTCGATATGGTCCGGTACCTTTCCGGCAGTGAGGCGGAAGAGGTCTTTGCGGTGGGCGCAGTCCTGATCGATCCGGCCATCGGTGCGGCGGGTGACGTTGACACGGCGATTACTACAATGAAATTGAAAAGTGGCGCCATGGCGGTCATCGATAACAGTCGTCAGGCGGTATATGGCTATGATCAACGCATCGAGGTTTTCGGCTCTAAAGGTAGCATCACCGCTGCCAATCGTACTCCTACCCAAACTGTCCGGATGACCGCCGAGGGAGTGGTATCTGAAAAGCCGCTGTACTTTTTCCTGGAACGTTATCAGGAATCCTTCCGAGCGGAGATTAAGGCCTTTATCGAAGCGATCAAGGAGGATGAAAAGCCCCTTGTCAACGGCCAGGATGGATTGGCTGCAACGTTGATAGGTATTGCCGCCAGAGAAGCTCTTAAACGTCGTGAACCGGTTAAGATCAGGGAGTAG
- a CDS encoding helix-turn-helix domain-containing protein: MQPSDRVMTVEHDKIGKRLRQIRTYLGETQTVFAERFGLSRRDISNYELGQCEIPSGVLAELDQLGFRVDWLLNSKGEMLTPLPEGPTTDINSGMRITTGEPAGINLRWFLAIPIAFLVWLLMDLIVPPIFGFLIQEIDHVTAFFSHLAAVVAAGYLSSKRFLWPTIAVITVVLVSIRLVMIVQVLDSTGEYIGLYVIETTSALAGLGLGILLVFRNWVKSSSASQAEDSLNFDKAPQPRNDVR; this comes from the coding sequence ATGCAGCCCAGCGACCGTGTAATGACCGTCGAGCACGACAAGATCGGTAAGCGACTCAGGCAGATCAGGACTTACCTGGGGGAAACGCAGACGGTGTTTGCCGAGCGGTTCGGACTGTCCCGCCGGGATATTTCCAATTACGAACTGGGCCAATGCGAGATCCCTTCGGGTGTCCTGGCTGAACTGGATCAATTGGGATTTCGAGTGGATTGGCTGCTCAACAGCAAAGGGGAGATGTTGACGCCACTACCAGAAGGTCCGACAACTGATATCAACAGTGGGATGAGGATAACTACCGGAGAGCCAGCGGGGATCAATCTGAGGTGGTTTTTGGCCATTCCGATCGCTTTCCTCGTATGGTTGCTGATGGACTTGATCGTACCGCCAATTTTCGGGTTCCTTATTCAAGAAATCGACCATGTTACCGCCTTCTTTAGCCACCTGGCAGCGGTAGTAGCTGCGGGTTATCTCTCGTCCAAGAGATTTCTGTGGCCGACCATAGCTGTAATCACGGTAGTCCTGGTTTCCATCCGTCTGGTTATGATTGTTCAGGTATTGGATTCGACCGGGGAGTATATTGGCCTATATGTGATCGAAACCACTTCCGCTCTGGCAGGGTTGGGGTTGGGTATTCTACTGGTCTTTAGAAATTGGGTGAAATCATCCTCAGCTTCGCAGGCTGAAGACTCGCTGAACTTCGATAAGGCGCCACAGCCCCGGAACGATGTTCGGTAG
- a CDS encoding MFS transporter → MVQPLRWFAAGAEQPVLADQQEIDRLYKRYRLSVMLAITVGYGIAYTCRLGLSVVKKPLIDMGLLSAYDLGVIGSGLLYGYALGKLTNGFLADHANVKRFFAIGVLLSALVNLAMGRSELIWIWVLLWAFNGWFQGFGAPTGAVTLANWFSNRERGRFYGLWSTGHAIGEGLTFVGSAALVSFFGWQAGFWGPGIICIFVAFAIYLIMQDRPQTLGLPSVADWKNDHGVIVTDHEGQPLKTGAAQLRILKMPAIWILGLSSATMYMTRYAINSWGFLYLQEAKGYSLVEAGGILGLNTLAGIVGCIAYGFISDHLFRARRPPVTLIFGIIEIMALFVIFYGPAGQPLLLTIAFVIYGFTLSGLLAALGGLFAIDIVPKKAAGAVMGLIGVFSYFGAGIQDQISGMLIEHGTTMVAGVRHYDFSTAVAFWIGGSIISMILAATLWRAKVSD, encoded by the coding sequence ATGGTTCAACCGCTACGTTGGTTTGCTGCCGGAGCAGAGCAGCCAGTACTCGCTGATCAGCAGGAAATAGATCGTCTATATAAACGTTATCGCTTATCGGTAATGCTGGCGATCACGGTCGGCTATGGCATCGCCTATACCTGCCGGCTGGGACTGTCCGTTGTGAAAAAGCCGCTGATAGATATGGGGCTTCTGTCGGCCTATGATTTGGGTGTCATTGGATCGGGGCTTTTATATGGCTATGCCCTGGGGAAGTTGACCAACGGTTTCCTGGCCGATCACGCCAATGTCAAACGTTTTTTCGCCATCGGGGTATTGCTCTCGGCACTGGTGAATCTGGCCATGGGCCGGAGCGAACTCATCTGGATATGGGTGCTCCTGTGGGCTTTTAATGGCTGGTTCCAGGGATTCGGAGCGCCCACTGGCGCCGTCACCCTCGCTAACTGGTTCAGCAACCGGGAGCGCGGCCGGTTTTACGGCCTCTGGAGCACGGGGCACGCCATTGGCGAGGGGCTTACTTTTGTAGGCTCGGCGGCGCTGGTCAGTTTCTTCGGCTGGCAGGCAGGCTTCTGGGGACCGGGGATAATCTGTATCTTCGTCGCCTTTGCGATCTACCTTATCATGCAGGACCGGCCTCAAACCCTGGGCTTACCATCGGTTGCCGATTGGAAAAACGATCATGGTGTGATCGTCACGGATCATGAAGGTCAACCGCTTAAGACCGGCGCGGCCCAGCTGCGCATACTTAAAATGCCCGCAATCTGGATTTTGGGCCTGTCCAGCGCCACCATGTACATGACCCGCTATGCCATCAACAGCTGGGGTTTTCTCTACTTGCAGGAAGCCAAGGGGTATTCCCTGGTGGAAGCGGGCGGCATTCTAGGACTCAATACACTGGCCGGTATCGTGGGCTGCATCGCGTACGGTTTCATCTCCGACCATCTGTTCCGGGCCCGGCGGCCACCGGTAACCCTCATCTTCGGAATTATCGAAATCATGGCGCTATTCGTTATTTTCTACGGTCCTGCGGGGCAGCCGCTGCTTTTGACCATCGCCTTCGTGATTTACGGCTTCACCCTCAGCGGCCTGCTCGCTGCTCTGGGAGGACTTTTTGCGATTGATATCGTACCTAAAAAAGCAGCCGGGGCCGTCATGGGATTGATCGGGGTCTTCAGTTATTTTGGCGCCGGCATTCAGGATCAGATCAGTGGCATGTTGATTGAACACGGAACTACCATGGTGGCGGGAGTACGGCACTATGACTTCAGTACCGCGGTAGCGTTCTGGATCGGAGGGTCGATCATATCCATGATACTTGCGGCCACTCTCTGGCGTGCCAAAGTGAGTGATTAG
- a CDS encoding metallophosphoesterase: MSKHNLRFVLFAVLIGLLSCAHVQRDGQRAFTFIVTADMRYAATEEYRYPWYFLGVCEAIREVGKGAFMVSPGDVDPPQSVREMLTQVFGADYLWYPVMGNHELEAASNVEYLRQYNKGGASLPNIVRKGPAGCEETTYSFDWGNTHFVVLNQYYDGSSDMGTDGDVVPELLAWLEADLAANTKKQIIVFGHEPIIAVPDIDNGRLRHQGDSLDKYPENAFNFHRLLLKYGVTAYIHGHTHSASFSKLNGLWQIDAGHCRGMETDPPEQLLLWLAEAIEEGRQRGQTEDQSIREFFNSRVSIVKKALEYMELSGGLSSKELSDEQAFKAFSQFYLESQKDSTTRNQYFQSFWESYPYSKSTFLKFYVDSKGAKVEIYRDRDRGRQYFLRHTEILD, encoded by the coding sequence ATGAGCAAACATAATCTCCGGTTTGTCCTGTTTGCTGTGCTTATCGGATTACTGTCCTGTGCGCACGTTCAAAGGGATGGCCAGAGGGCTTTCACCTTTATCGTCACGGCGGACATGCGTTACGCCGCTACCGAAGAGTATCGCTATCCCTGGTACTTCCTGGGTGTCTGTGAGGCTATCCGTGAAGTCGGAAAAGGCGCATTTATGGTAAGCCCTGGAGACGTCGACCCGCCGCAGTCAGTCCGGGAGATGCTTACCCAGGTATTCGGTGCCGATTATCTCTGGTATCCGGTCATGGGCAACCATGAGCTGGAGGCAGCTTCAAATGTTGAGTATCTGCGGCAGTACAACAAGGGTGGAGCATCCCTTCCAAACATCGTTCGCAAAGGCCCGGCAGGATGTGAGGAGACTACCTATTCCTTCGATTGGGGCAATACTCATTTTGTGGTCCTGAACCAATATTACGACGGCAGCTCTGATATGGGTACCGATGGTGATGTAGTTCCGGAGTTGTTGGCCTGGCTGGAGGCGGACCTGGCCGCTAATACGAAGAAGCAGATTATTGTTTTTGGCCACGAGCCTATTATTGCGGTGCCGGACATTGACAATGGTCGCCTCCGGCATCAGGGGGATTCGCTGGACAAATATCCAGAGAACGCCTTTAACTTCCATCGGCTGCTTCTGAAATATGGCGTCACCGCCTATATTCATGGCCACACCCATTCGGCTTCGTTTTCCAAGCTCAACGGACTGTGGCAAATCGACGCCGGCCACTGTCGGGGGATGGAAACAGATCCGCCCGAACAATTACTTCTATGGTTGGCCGAGGCAATCGAGGAAGGGCGACAACGCGGGCAGACGGAAGATCAATCGATCAGGGAATTTTTTAACTCTAGGGTAAGTATCGTAAAAAAAGCCCTCGAATATATGGAACTTTCAGGAGGGCTCTCTTCCAAGGAACTCAGCGACGAACAAGCCTTTAAAGCCTTTTCGCAATTTTACTTGGAATCGCAAAAGGACAGCACCACAAGGAACCAATATTTCCAATCATTCTGGGAAAGTTATCCCTACTCAAAAAGTACCTTCCTCAAATTTTATGTAGACAGCAAGGGGGCAAAGGTAGAGATTTATCGTGACAGGGACCGGGGCAGGCAATATTTCCTGAGGCATACTGAGATACTGGACTGA
- a CDS encoding PfkB family carbohydrate kinase: MEKDIAVYDIAIFGNYTKDTIVSPSGTRYVDGGGFNYGAHAAALLGLRVAAVTRLAREDFRVVEALEQVGIDVFATATSTSTHMRLEYPTSNLDDRVLYCTKFAGPYSLDQFEGLRAKAFIINASIRDEVPLEVIQGLREKDALLVADVQGFIRVIAPNGRLVYEEWPEKRPVLSLLDALKTDAVEAEFLTGETNIKTAAHVLADYGPREVVLTHRDGLLVYADGQFHEVAFFPEKLVGRSGRGDTCISAYIAKRFTAPPAEATIWAAAVTSLKMESEGPIRRELHEVEDLIARKYRRD, encoded by the coding sequence ATGGAAAAAGATATCGCAGTTTACGACATCGCCATTTTTGGCAACTATACCAAAGATACTATTGTCAGCCCTTCCGGTACGAGATACGTCGATGGCGGCGGTTTCAACTACGGAGCCCATGCAGCCGCTCTGCTGGGGCTCAGGGTGGCCGCCGTTACCCGGCTGGCAAGGGAAGATTTCCGGGTAGTAGAAGCCCTCGAACAGGTGGGTATTGACGTATTCGCAACCGCTACTTCCACCTCCACCCACATGCGCCTGGAATATCCAACCTCCAATTTGGATGATCGAGTGCTCTACTGCACAAAATTCGCCGGGCCCTATAGTCTCGATCAATTCGAGGGTCTGCGGGCCAAGGCCTTCATTATCAATGCCTCAATTCGGGATGAGGTCCCCCTGGAGGTTATCCAGGGACTAAGGGAAAAGGACGCGTTGCTGGTTGCCGATGTCCAGGGCTTTATTCGAGTCATAGCTCCCAATGGCAGGCTAGTCTACGAGGAATGGCCGGAAAAGCGGCCAGTGCTGTCCCTGCTGGACGCGCTGAAAACCGATGCCGTGGAAGCTGAGTTTCTCACCGGTGAGACGAACATCAAAACTGCCGCGCACGTGCTGGCGGATTACGGACCCAGGGAAGTTGTACTGACTCACCGTGACGGCCTGCTGGTCTACGCCGATGGACAATTCCACGAAGTAGCCTTCTTCCCTGAAAAGCTGGTGGGCCGCAGCGGTCGCGGCGATACCTGCATATCGGCGTATATAGCCAAACGATTTACCGCCCCTCCAGCGGAAGCCACCATCTGGGCGGCTGCGGTTACCAGCTTGAAAATGGAATCCGAAGGCCCGATTCGCAGGGAACTGCATGAGGTTGAGGATCTAATTGCGCGGAAATATAGGCGGGATTAG